A section of the Catalinimonas alkaloidigena genome encodes:
- a CDS encoding PAS domain S-box protein yields the protein MSTTPFQPFSDELFRTLVQQARDGILVTDSAGHLVEINPKGCRLAGYTRQEMVGMPLAKLLEPELLVGHPPHQEQLQQGKSVLVACELRRKDGSLIWVEINAYTVPNCYIVGIVRDITQRKKHEEALQASAARFRALVDATAQIVWTTDAQGAVVEDSPSWRAFTGQSYEEWKGFGWLDAFHPDDRERVAGEWQRAVESRTPLTTEYRVRHRDGGWRWTTARTSPVYNRRGVLEGWVGMNTDITERKQIEAQLQYQASLLDNVSDAVIAVDRSFQITSWNPAAEVIYGWTAEEAVGKHINEVLKTEYFQGTQEQARAQLGQLGNWQGEVRQYRRDGQPRTILSSVTWIKEAGGQPVGAIAVNHDVTEHRQMTEALQQSEARFSRAFQVSPAAQLILRQRDNRVIAVNETALKLLELRREDVLGQTPDRLGVISPELMRERQAALAEHGEVRGREHTARTGSGRVIHMLTSVSGLEFDGEACVLIIGIDITERKQAESALVESERRFRQIAEGLPQLVWTCNADGCCEYLNDQWIKYTGVPAAEQLDYGWLAQLHPDDRLPTRLAWDQAVTQQSELQLEYRLRRHDGVYRWFEVRALRLQSAAGDTFRWFGTNNDIEDRKQAAQILQRTNEVLEQRVQARTQELIDTNHELQAANEELQAANEELHASNEHVSTINAQLSETTQVLKQAQQTAHLGNWELAFVEGKEQIVYWSEEMSRIFQIPSDPPPTLSSVVERLLPEHRDTFRQKIGRAIQEGVSYEHSCKIQLPSGGIRYIESRGIPIWNDQGQFLKIRGISQDITARRKLEEELQQANTTLEQKVAERTAELQLRNQELVRINTDLDNFLYMSSHDLKHPITNLEGLLDMQSFFEENPVQKQRWEAMMRQSIARLRTVISHITEISKVQRGLEQEAQEMDIGRVLESVQQDLAFLIKEHRATFEVKLEVARLRFIPKYLHSILQNLISNAIKYRHPDRTPLIKITTHRQDKQVVLAVQDNGLGIPPKQQKRLFKMFQRLHTHVDGAGIGLYMTRRMIENYGGQIQVESQVDVGTTFRVYLDPNRFAHISSEENKND from the coding sequence ATGAGCACAACCCCTTTCCAACCCTTCTCTGACGAACTGTTTCGCACGCTTGTGCAGCAGGCACGCGACGGCATTCTGGTCACCGACTCGGCGGGGCATCTGGTCGAAATCAACCCCAAAGGCTGCCGGTTGGCAGGCTATACCCGTCAGGAAATGGTAGGAATGCCGCTTGCGAAGTTGCTGGAGCCCGAACTGTTGGTCGGCCACCCGCCGCACCAGGAGCAGTTGCAACAAGGCAAGTCGGTGCTGGTGGCGTGTGAACTGCGCCGGAAAGACGGCTCGCTGATTTGGGTGGAGATCAACGCCTATACGGTTCCCAACTGCTACATCGTCGGGATTGTCCGCGACATTACCCAACGCAAAAAGCACGAAGAAGCCTTGCAGGCATCGGCCGCCCGCTTTCGGGCGCTGGTCGACGCCACGGCGCAGATCGTCTGGACCACCGATGCGCAGGGTGCCGTGGTGGAAGATTCGCCCTCGTGGCGGGCTTTCACGGGCCAGAGCTACGAAGAGTGGAAGGGCTTCGGGTGGCTGGACGCCTTTCATCCCGACGACCGCGAACGGGTGGCGGGCGAGTGGCAACGCGCCGTCGAAAGCCGCACCCCACTCACCACCGAATACCGGGTACGACACCGCGATGGCGGCTGGCGGTGGACGACCGCACGAACCAGCCCTGTTTACAACCGGCGCGGTGTGTTAGAGGGGTGGGTCGGCATGAACACCGACATCACCGAACGCAAGCAGATTGAGGCACAACTTCAGTACCAGGCAAGTCTGTTGGACAACGTGTCGGATGCCGTAATTGCCGTGGATCGCAGTTTCCAGATCACGAGTTGGAACCCGGCGGCCGAGGTCATCTACGGCTGGACCGCCGAAGAGGCCGTCGGCAAGCACATTAACGAGGTGCTGAAAACCGAGTACTTTCAGGGAACACAAGAACAGGCCCGGGCCCAGTTAGGCCAGCTGGGAAACTGGCAGGGCGAAGTCCGTCAATACCGGCGCGACGGGCAGCCCCGAACCATTCTGTCGTCGGTTACCTGGATCAAAGAGGCCGGCGGGCAGCCGGTCGGAGCCATTGCCGTCAACCACGACGTAACCGAGCACCGGCAGATGACGGAGGCGTTGCAGCAGAGCGAAGCCCGATTCAGCAGAGCGTTTCAGGTAAGCCCGGCTGCCCAACTGATTCTGCGGCAACGCGATAACCGGGTGATTGCCGTAAACGAGACCGCCCTCAAACTTCTGGAGCTGCGTCGGGAAGACGTACTCGGGCAGACGCCCGACCGCCTGGGGGTTATTTCGCCGGAGTTGATGCGCGAGCGGCAGGCCGCACTGGCCGAACACGGAGAGGTCAGGGGACGGGAACACACGGCCCGCACGGGCAGCGGGAGGGTCATCCACATGCTGACGTCCGTATCGGGTTTGGAATTTGACGGCGAAGCGTGTGTGCTGATCATCGGCATCGACATCACCGAGCGCAAACAGGCCGAGTCGGCACTGGTCGAAAGCGAACGGCGTTTTCGGCAGATCGCCGAAGGCCTGCCCCAACTGGTGTGGACCTGCAACGCCGACGGGTGCTGCGAATACCTGAATGATCAGTGGATAAAGTACACGGGCGTACCGGCCGCCGAGCAACTGGACTACGGCTGGCTGGCGCAGTTGCATCCGGACGACCGCTTGCCTACGCGTTTGGCGTGGGATCAGGCCGTAACGCAGCAATCGGAGTTGCAACTGGAGTACCGGCTGCGTCGGCACGATGGCGTGTACCGGTGGTTCGAAGTGCGGGCGTTGCGGCTCCAAAGTGCCGCGGGCGATACCTTCCGGTGGTTCGGGACCAACAACGACATCGAGGACCGAAAGCAGGCCGCTCAGATTTTGCAACGGACCAACGAAGTGCTGGAACAGCGGGTGCAGGCACGCACGCAGGAGCTGATCGATACCAACCACGAGCTGCAGGCCGCCAACGAAGAGTTGCAGGCCGCCAACGAAGAGCTACATGCCTCTAACGAGCACGTCTCCACCATCAACGCGCAACTGAGCGAGACCACGCAGGTACTCAAGCAGGCGCAGCAGACAGCACACCTGGGCAACTGGGAACTGGCCTTCGTGGAAGGGAAGGAGCAGATCGTGTATTGGTCGGAAGAAATGAGCCGCATCTTTCAGATTCCCTCCGATCCGCCCCCGACTCTGTCGTCGGTGGTAGAGCGCCTGCTGCCCGAACACCGCGATACGTTCCGCCAGAAAATCGGGCGTGCGATCCAGGAAGGTGTGTCTTACGAGCACAGTTGCAAAATTCAGCTGCCGTCAGGTGGCATCCGTTACATCGAAAGCCGGGGCATTCCGATCTGGAACGACCAGGGGCAGTTCCTGAAAATCCGGGGCATTTCGCAAGACATCACCGCCCGCCGAAAGCTGGAAGAAGAACTCCAGCAAGCCAACACCACCCTCGAACAGAAAGTGGCCGAACGCACGGCCGAACTGCAGCTACGCAACCAGGAGCTGGTGCGCATCAATACCGATCTTGACAACTTCCTGTACATGTCGTCGCACGACCTGAAACACCCCATCACCAACCTGGAGGGGCTGTTGGACATGCAGTCGTTCTTCGAAGAAAATCCGGTACAGAAACAGCGCTGGGAAGCCATGATGCGCCAGTCGATCGCCCGACTCCGCACGGTAATCAGCCACATCACCGAAATCTCGAAAGTGCAGCGTGGGTTGGAGCAGGAAGCACAGGAGATGGACATCGGGCGGGTGTTGGAAAGCGTACAGCAGGATCTGGCGTTTCTGATCAAGGAACACCGTGCGACGTTCGAGGTGAAGTTGGAGGTGGCGCGGCTGAGGTTCATTCCCAAGTACCTCCACAGCATCCTGCAGAACCTCATCAGCAATGCCATCAAGTACCGCCACCCTGACCGCACGCCCCTGATCAAAATCACGACCCACCGGCAAGACAAGCAGGTGGTGTTGGCCGTGCAGGACAACGGACTGGGCATCCCGCCGAAGCAGCAAAAGCGCCTCTTTAAGATGTTCCAGCGCCTGCACACCCACGTGGATGGGGCGGGCATCGGGCTGTACATGACCAGGCGCATGATCGAGAATTACGGCGGCCAGATCCAGGTCGAAAGCCAGGTAGACGTCGGGACCACTTTTCGCGTTTACCTGGACCCCAACCGGTTTGCGCACATTTCCTCCGAAGAAAATAAAAACGACTGA
- a CDS encoding AraC family transcriptional regulator, producing the protein MKIEKTVQPFEMEEETLLKWTKRPHQHNFFELVFIKEGTGSQCINDMLLPYQKDSLFLLPPYDCHSFQIQTPTTFVFIRFNALFFQEDKRQMMDYREWFKNLHYILSTYNRVPGDIMHAPSDKALIISLITNMLHERQQARPSESILRTNMVAMLNILVRNFENRFLESHHADAPEAKDLLQYIQHNLFENDKLKAEAIAETFHLAPSYVSEYFKKKVGSNLKEYILKARVNVAQSRIQHSGQSLKEIAYELGFTDASHLTKVIKKYYDEKGTVCNSWNARA; encoded by the coding sequence ATGAAGATAGAAAAAACGGTGCAGCCCTTCGAAATGGAGGAAGAAACGTTACTGAAGTGGACCAAACGTCCGCATCAGCACAACTTTTTTGAACTGGTTTTTATCAAGGAGGGCACGGGGAGCCAGTGCATCAACGACATGCTGCTGCCCTACCAGAAGGACAGCCTTTTTTTACTGCCTCCCTACGACTGCCATTCGTTCCAGATCCAGACGCCTACTACCTTCGTTTTTATTCGTTTCAATGCACTGTTCTTCCAGGAAGACAAAAGGCAGATGATGGACTACCGGGAGTGGTTCAAAAACCTGCACTACATCCTCTCTACCTACAACCGGGTGCCGGGCGACATCATGCATGCGCCGTCCGACAAAGCCCTAATCATCAGCCTGATCACCAACATGCTGCACGAGCGCCAACAGGCGCGTCCCTCCGAGTCCATCCTCCGTACCAACATGGTGGCCATGCTCAACATCCTGGTGCGCAACTTTGAGAACCGCTTTCTGGAGAGTCATCATGCCGACGCCCCCGAGGCCAAAGATCTTCTGCAGTATATTCAGCACAACTTATTCGAGAACGACAAACTCAAGGCAGAGGCCATTGCCGAAACGTTTCACCTGGCTCCCAGTTACGTGAGCGAGTACTTTAAGAAGAAAGTCGGCAGTAACCTCAAAGAGTACATTCTGAAAGCCCGGGTCAATGTTGCGCAGAGCCGCATCCAGCACTCAGGCCAAAGTCTGAAGGAAATCGCCTACGAGCTGGGCTTTACGGATGCCAGCCACCTGACCAAGGTCATCAAAAAGTATTACGACGAGAAGGGTACCGTCTGCAACAGCTGGAATGCACGCGCGTGA
- a CDS encoding NADP-dependent oxidoreductase encodes MKAYVLTGLNRAEALRLQDLPVPELQAGEVLVKTMAIDINPVDSKTLQGKGQYPTLQNDAPIVLGWGLSGVVVQTSAEASAFQVGDEVFGLIRFPGHGRCYAEFVAVPVSDIARKPANCSHEQAAASTLATLMAYQALRVAAVRQGERVLIQGVAGGVGFPALQLAKHYGAYVIGTAAPKDIPFLLANGLDEAIDYTSADFEKETNNIDFVLDTLGGENVIKAFRILSANGRLITIPSGTGDTWKDLAARRHIKAQFLFVHSSGEDMQVLATWLAAGILTPRIAHRFTFREIPLIHEKMISHQLTGKTVVTVESA; translated from the coding sequence ATGAAAGCATACGTTCTGACAGGTCTTAACCGTGCAGAAGCACTCCGCTTGCAGGATCTTCCCGTTCCCGAGCTACAAGCCGGCGAGGTGTTGGTTAAAACCATGGCAATCGACATCAATCCCGTCGATAGCAAAACCCTCCAGGGAAAAGGACAGTACCCCACCCTTCAGAACGATGCGCCAATCGTACTGGGTTGGGGCCTGAGCGGCGTGGTGGTTCAGACAAGCGCCGAGGCATCGGCATTTCAGGTGGGCGACGAAGTGTTCGGGTTGATTCGCTTTCCCGGCCACGGGCGCTGTTATGCCGAGTTTGTGGCCGTACCGGTCTCCGACATCGCCCGGAAACCCGCGAACTGTTCGCACGAACAGGCCGCCGCTTCTACCCTGGCTACCCTGATGGCCTACCAGGCCCTCCGGGTGGCTGCCGTCCGGCAAGGAGAGCGCGTGCTGATCCAGGGAGTGGCGGGTGGCGTTGGATTTCCGGCCCTGCAATTAGCCAAACACTACGGTGCTTACGTGATTGGTACCGCCGCACCGAAAGACATTCCTTTCCTGCTGGCCAATGGGCTGGACGAAGCCATCGACTACACTTCGGCTGATTTCGAAAAAGAAACAAACAACATCGACTTTGTGCTGGATACGCTGGGCGGCGAAAACGTCATCAAAGCATTTCGGATCCTAAGCGCGAACGGACGACTGATCACCATTCCGTCGGGCACCGGAGACACCTGGAAAGACCTTGCCGCCCGGCGGCACATCAAGGCCCAATTTCTCTTTGTTCATTCGAGCGGTGAGGATATGCAGGTACTGGCTACATGGCTCGCAGCAGGCATCCTGACGCCACGCATCGCCCACCGGTTTACGTTCCGGGAGATTCCCCTGATACACGAGAAGATGATCAGCCACCAACTGACTGGAAAAACCGTCGTGACGGTAGAAAGCGCGTAG
- a CDS encoding SusD/RagB family nutrient-binding outer membrane lipoprotein, translating into MKTRYHSILGAALLLVAGSCDTNFEEINTNPIAPISLNPEYLFSDAQRTSAVNTLTYQAPIIQQVQIPYSGNPSGGNLNVVNETNTIPIFNTLYTETIRNLTDILDKTKDNPERKNLYNMARIWRAYCFQVLVDTYGDVPYFEAGKGFLESTYLPAYDEASVIYEDLIKEYTEATNALDPNGDIVQGDFFYRGDIAQWKRLGNSLLLRTGMRYTEIDENKARSVVAVAVDGSRGGVMMSNEDDAAVPFSSIFTHPMSSQLQATERHNYYVGAPFVEFLQATEDPRLRYIAVKYENPVNPLETAGAENTDPDDQQGMPYGYDETTIANAPEFPGKIGSAFAYSQLNRRTVLRLDRPEFLVTYAQTSLLMAEAAHRGYIGGGEAAAQTYYEAGIRAHMNQMAAYSGDTENSTIDITSDQVDAYLTQPEVAYDVVRALEQINEQYWVACFLQFQEGWCNFRRSEYPDLQPINYPGQDPSVNAEGGGFIRRLTYPLRERSVNTAHVDEASARMGGNTLGNHVFWDVVR; encoded by the coding sequence ATGAAAACCCGATACCATTCGATTCTAGGGGCGGCACTCCTGCTCGTGGCAGGGAGTTGCGACACCAATTTCGAGGAAATCAACACCAACCCGATTGCCCCGATTTCGCTCAATCCCGAATACCTGTTTTCCGATGCCCAGCGCACGTCGGCCGTCAATACGCTGACCTACCAGGCGCCGATCATCCAGCAGGTGCAAATTCCATACTCGGGCAACCCGTCGGGCGGCAACCTGAACGTGGTGAACGAGACCAACACGATCCCGATTTTCAATACGCTCTATACCGAAACGATCCGCAACCTGACCGACATCCTCGACAAGACTAAGGACAATCCGGAGCGGAAAAACCTGTACAACATGGCGCGCATCTGGCGGGCCTACTGCTTTCAGGTGCTGGTCGATACGTACGGCGACGTGCCGTATTTCGAAGCGGGCAAGGGCTTTCTGGAAAGCACCTACCTACCGGCGTACGACGAGGCTTCGGTGATTTACGAGGACCTGATCAAGGAGTATACCGAAGCTACCAACGCGCTCGATCCCAACGGCGACATTGTGCAGGGGGATTTCTTCTACCGGGGCGACATTGCACAGTGGAAACGGTTGGGCAACTCGCTGTTGCTGCGGACCGGCATGCGCTACACCGAAATCGACGAAAACAAGGCGCGGTCGGTCGTGGCCGTGGCCGTGGACGGAAGTCGGGGCGGGGTGATGATGTCGAACGAGGACGACGCGGCCGTGCCGTTCAGTAGCATTTTCACCCATCCGATGTCGTCGCAGTTGCAGGCCACCGAGCGGCACAACTACTACGTGGGCGCACCGTTCGTGGAATTTCTGCAAGCCACCGAAGACCCGCGTCTGCGCTACATCGCCGTCAAGTACGAGAACCCGGTCAACCCGCTGGAAACCGCCGGGGCCGAAAATACCGATCCGGACGACCAGCAGGGCATGCCGTACGGGTACGACGAAACCACCATCGCCAACGCCCCGGAGTTTCCGGGCAAGATCGGGTCGGCGTTTGCCTACTCGCAGCTCAACCGCCGGACGGTGCTGCGGCTGGACCGGCCGGAGTTTCTGGTGACCTACGCGCAGACCTCTCTGCTCATGGCCGAGGCCGCCCACCGGGGCTACATTGGCGGCGGGGAGGCCGCCGCGCAGACCTACTACGAAGCGGGCATCCGGGCGCACATGAACCAGATGGCCGCCTACAGTGGCGATACAGAAAACTCGACCATCGACATCACCTCCGACCAGGTAGATGCTTACCTGACGCAGCCGGAAGTGGCGTACGACGTGGTGCGTGCGCTGGAGCAGATCAACGAACAGTACTGGGTGGCGTGCTTCCTGCAGTTTCAGGAGGGGTGGTGCAATTTCCGCCGCAGCGAGTACCCGGACCTGCAACCGATCAATTATCCCGGTCAGGACCCATCGGTCAACGCCGAGGGGGGCGGGTTTATACGTCGCCTCACCTATCCGCTTCGGGAACGGTCGGTCAACACCGCCCACGTGGACGAAGCCTCTGCCCGCATGGGGGGCAACACGCTGGGCAATCATGTATTCTGGGACGTGGTCCGCTAA
- a CDS encoding L-dopachrome tautomerase-related protein, producing the protein MKHVLFLLATLLSTTTLAQLEPVATSETVWNGVTVTADHRIFVCFPRLEGDTGMRIGEVLPDGHIVPYPNAAWNNWQAGAATDETFVRTNSLRIGPDGLLWGVDTGTPRMGAAPLPGPAAKLVAIDPRTDQVVRILPLAAVSTATSFIDDLRLWDNTIFLTDAGAPALIVLDKTTGQGRRVLENHVSTTDQLPIRAEGKIMKDERGNEVRIHADQLEISPDGQWLYFQPASGPLWRVETKYLCDAAMDEKALAAQISLFYQTPSTGGTAIDAAGNLYVSDVNRRRILRITPEGATSVVVQDKRLLWCDALWIDHEGYLWMPTGQLNRLAPFQKGVNKVQRPVVIYKMKIGARPSPS; encoded by the coding sequence ATGAAACACGTTCTCTTTCTGCTGGCGACTCTCCTCAGCACCACGACCCTGGCACAACTCGAACCGGTAGCGACCTCGGAGACGGTCTGGAACGGCGTCACGGTCACGGCTGACCACCGCATCTTTGTCTGTTTTCCCCGGCTTGAAGGCGACACCGGCATGCGCATCGGGGAGGTTCTGCCCGACGGCCACATCGTACCTTATCCGAACGCCGCCTGGAACAACTGGCAGGCAGGTGCAGCAACGGACGAAACGTTCGTACGCACCAACTCGTTGCGCATCGGCCCCGACGGACTGCTCTGGGGGGTGGACACCGGCACTCCCCGGATGGGCGCCGCCCCCCTGCCGGGACCGGCCGCCAAACTGGTGGCGATTGATCCCCGCACCGATCAGGTTGTTCGCATCCTGCCGCTGGCCGCGGTGTCGACAGCAACCTCGTTCATCGACGACCTCCGCCTGTGGGACAACACCATTTTTCTGACCGACGCGGGCGCACCGGCGCTGATTGTGCTGGACAAGACTACGGGCCAAGGCCGGAGGGTGCTGGAAAATCACGTCTCGACGACCGACCAACTTCCGATTCGCGCCGAAGGAAAAATTATGAAAGACGAGCGCGGGAACGAGGTGCGCATTCATGCGGATCAGCTGGAGATCTCGCCCGATGGGCAATGGCTCTACTTTCAGCCGGCCAGTGGCCCCCTGTGGCGCGTCGAAACCAAGTACCTCTGCGATGCAGCGATGGACGAAAAGGCACTGGCTGCCCAGATTTCGCTCTTTTACCAAACCCCTTCCACCGGAGGTACGGCGATCGATGCGGCGGGCAACCTCTACGTGAGCGACGTCAATCGGCGGCGCATCCTCCGGATCACGCCCGAGGGGGCCACCAGCGTGGTGGTGCAGGACAAACGCCTTCTGTGGTGCGATGCCCTCTGGATCGATCACGAAGGGTATTTGTGGATGCCTACCGGCCAACTGAATCGGCTGGCTCCGTTCCAGAAGGGCGTTAACAAAGTACAGAGGCCCGTCGTCATCTATAAAATGAAAATCGGGGCCCGGCCTTCGCCAAGTTAG
- a CDS encoding mandelate racemase/muconate lactonizing enzyme family protein — protein MKSLLQQLIATSRKQEQDAAAARQAELDSPTTSDNRRDFLKKTALGGMALGGFLFAPIEDTVAQSTSKVNRASSPSDLKITDLRYALTNVMNGTAIIRIDTNQGISGLGEVRDAGDPRYALMLKSRLLGKNPCNVEMLFKMIKQFGAHGRQAGGVCGVEMALWDLCGKAYNVPAWQLLGGRYRDSVRLYADTPEADSPERQQELIRYRVKEQGYTWLKMDLSIGELKDVDGALVNAEFWGGALSQWRGDYMSYANTKHPFTQVQITEKGLEHLAGLVEHVRSMVGYEMPISTDHYGHFDVNNSIRLGKAMEKYRLAWFEDMVPWQYTDQWRQITDALETPTLTGEDIFAKEGFKELVENRAVDIIHPDLASSGGLLETKRIADYAEENGIAMAMHQAGTPVSFMANVHCAAATQNFLALEHHSVDLPWWENLVKTTDGRPLITKGFANVPLTAPGLGIELNEDVVKQHLHPKDKTFFAPTKDWDELRSHDRQWS, from the coding sequence ATGAAAAGCCTTTTACAACAGCTCATCGCCACCAGCAGAAAACAGGAACAGGACGCGGCGGCAGCCCGGCAGGCCGAACTCGACAGCCCGACCACGTCGGACAACCGCCGTGACTTCTTGAAGAAAACGGCGTTGGGCGGCATGGCCCTCGGAGGCTTCCTGTTTGCCCCCATCGAGGATACCGTGGCGCAATCGACCTCGAAAGTCAACCGGGCGTCCAGCCCTTCCGATCTAAAAATTACCGACCTGCGCTATGCCCTGACCAACGTGATGAACGGGACGGCCATCATCCGGATTGACACCAATCAGGGCATTTCCGGGCTGGGCGAGGTGCGCGACGCGGGCGATCCTCGCTACGCACTCATGCTCAAAAGCCGCCTGCTGGGGAAAAACCCCTGCAACGTGGAGATGCTCTTTAAAATGATCAAACAATTCGGCGCGCACGGGCGGCAGGCTGGCGGCGTATGCGGTGTCGAAATGGCCCTCTGGGATTTGTGCGGCAAGGCGTACAACGTGCCGGCGTGGCAGCTGCTCGGTGGTCGTTACCGCGACTCTGTGCGGCTCTACGCCGATACGCCGGAGGCCGACAGCCCGGAGCGGCAGCAGGAGTTGATCCGCTACCGCGTGAAAGAGCAGGGATATACCTGGCTGAAAATGGACCTGTCGATCGGTGAGCTCAAGGATGTGGACGGCGCGCTGGTCAACGCCGAGTTCTGGGGCGGGGCTCTCTCCCAATGGCGGGGCGATTACATGTCGTACGCCAACACGAAGCACCCCTTTACGCAGGTGCAGATCACCGAAAAAGGACTGGAGCACCTGGCGGGGCTGGTAGAACACGTCCGCAGCATGGTTGGCTACGAGATGCCGATTTCGACCGACCACTACGGCCACTTCGACGTGAACAACTCCATTCGCCTGGGCAAAGCCATGGAGAAGTACCGGCTGGCCTGGTTCGAAGACATGGTGCCGTGGCAGTACACCGATCAGTGGCGGCAAATTACCGACGCGCTGGAGACCCCGACCCTCACCGGCGAGGACATCTTCGCGAAAGAAGGCTTTAAAGAACTGGTCGAGAACCGGGCGGTGGACATCATCCACCCCGATCTAGCTTCGTCGGGCGGGTTGCTGGAAACCAAGCGCATTGCCGACTACGCCGAGGAAAACGGCATCGCGATGGCCATGCACCAGGCCGGGACACCGGTTTCGTTCATGGCCAATGTGCATTGCGCCGCCGCCACGCAAAACTTCCTGGCGCTGGAACACCACTCGGTGGACCTGCCCTGGTGGGAGAACCTGGTCAAAACGACGGACGGCCGACCGCTGATTACGAAGGGCTTTGCCAACGTGCCGCTGACGGCGCCGGGGCTGGGCATCGAACTGAACGAGGACGTGGTGAAACAGCACTTGCACCCCAAGGACAAAACGTTCTTTGCACCGACCAAAGACTGGGACGAGTTGCGTTCGCACGACCGGCAGTGGAGCTAA
- a CDS encoding response regulator, producing MMKKIKTILIVDDDPIFTEIATMLLHHLQVAEQVLSVVNGQQALALLHACTGADAGRDCPDLILLDINMPVMNGLEFLEEFQGLSLTSTPRVVICTSSQEPYELSEISGYGVMGILTKPLKPDNLHAMLALWQQQ from the coding sequence ATGATGAAAAAAATAAAAACAATTTTAATTGTCGACGATGATCCTATTTTTACAGAGATTGCAACCATGCTCCTCCACCATTTGCAGGTGGCAGAGCAGGTGCTCAGCGTTGTAAACGGGCAGCAGGCTCTGGCTTTGCTGCATGCCTGCACGGGCGCTGACGCGGGTCGCGACTGCCCTGACCTGATCTTGTTGGACATCAACATGCCGGTGATGAACGGCCTCGAATTTTTAGAAGAATTTCAGGGCTTGTCGCTTACCTCTACGCCTCGGGTGGTGATCTGCACCAGTTCGCAAGAGCCTTACGAACTGTCTGAAATTTCAGGATATGGTGTGATGGGAATTCTGACAAAACCCCTGAAGCCCGATAACCTGCACGCGATGCTGGCCTTGTGGCAGCAGCAATGA
- a CDS encoding bile acid:sodium symporter family protein — translation MNVYKLAMGVAAVGLAVALLLTAFGRIAQAGPFFIVFFAALALGCRGFAPLRGFAYTVMIFAAVTTALYYPAYFVSVGTFKFTTLITPLIQLIMFGMGTSMSVQDFIGVIKMPKGVLLGIVCQFTIMPCIGFLLANLSGFSAEIAAGIILIGCSPSGLASNVMNYLAKANLALSITITAITTLLAPFFTPLLMKLLAGAFVEIEVLDMMWDIVKMVILPIGAGLLFNKLLHGKAKWLDDAMPLVSMFGIAFIITIITAAGRDSLLDIGGLLILLVLVHNTAGYFLGYWGGRLFRMSEQDCRTIAIEVGMQNGGLASGIAKEMGKIATIGLAPAVFGPLMNITGSILASYWHRKPPPVDASGERPRPEKPMALAEQ, via the coding sequence ATCAACGTTTACAAACTCGCGATGGGAGTAGCGGCAGTCGGCCTGGCCGTGGCGCTACTCCTGACCGCCTTCGGGCGCATTGCTCAGGCCGGGCCGTTCTTCATCGTTTTCTTTGCGGCCCTGGCGCTGGGGTGCCGCGGTTTTGCGCCGCTCAGGGGTTTTGCCTACACGGTGATGATCTTTGCGGCAGTCACCACGGCGCTGTACTATCCTGCCTATTTTGTGTCGGTCGGTACGTTCAAGTTCACGACGCTCATCACGCCCCTGATCCAGCTGATCATGTTCGGGATGGGCACTTCGATGAGCGTACAGGACTTCATCGGCGTGATCAAAATGCCCAAGGGCGTGCTCCTCGGCATCGTGTGCCAGTTTACCATCATGCCCTGCATCGGATTTCTGCTGGCTAACCTGAGCGGCTTTTCTGCCGAGATTGCGGCCGGCATCATCCTGATCGGCTGTTCGCCCAGCGGGCTGGCTTCCAACGTGATGAATTACCTCGCCAAGGCCAACCTGGCGCTTTCCATCACCATTACGGCCATCACCACCCTGCTGGCGCCGTTCTTTACACCCCTACTGATGAAGCTCCTGGCCGGTGCGTTTGTCGAGATCGAAGTGTTGGACATGATGTGGGACATCGTCAAAATGGTGATCCTGCCCATCGGGGCGGGGCTGCTGTTCAACAAGCTCCTGCACGGCAAAGCCAAGTGGCTGGACGACGCCATGCCGCTTGTGTCCATGTTCGGCATTGCCTTCATCATTACCATCATTACGGCCGCCGGACGCGACAGCCTGCTCGACATCGGGGGGCTGCTCATTCTGCTGGTGCTGGTGCACAACACGGCCGGCTATTTTCTGGGGTACTGGGGTGGGCGGTTGTTCCGCATGAGCGAACAGGACTGCCGCACCATCGCCATCGAAGTGGGCATGCAAAATGGCGGGCTGGCGTCGGGCATCGCCAAGGAGATGGGCAAAATTGCCACCATCGGGCTGGCCCCCGCCGTTTTTGGCCCGCTGATGAACATCACCGGCTCGATCCTGGCGTCGTACTGGCACCGCAAACCTCCACCGGTCGATGCGTCCGGCGAGCGTCCCCGGCCCGAAAAGCCGATGGCATTGGCCGAGCAATAA